Proteins encoded by one window of Torulaspora delbrueckii CBS 1146 chromosome 2, complete genome:
- the PIN2 gene encoding Pin2p (similar to Saccharomyces cerevisiae PIN2 (YOR104W); ancestral locus Anc_2.179), with protein MDVCAINGLFARSFTNNVESTAKSFKSWNTCMDNKACKIIAIVGIVLAAITAIWLIGALLTCFRQGVTGIGGFVCWCCNCGQKSARAPTNDGYGKVNPTPATVVYQPIQRPESAYYRHRDDSFYDERKNSKEVFELEQDFDLEKQRDKSKKKRLPAVTHDGDDDLSVYQPSNNLAPSNPWHSFNPQNSNAYQSPYPAEDNAPYQAHNYYHGGYRN; from the coding sequence ATGGACGTGTGTGCTATCAATGGGTTATTTGCCCGTTCTTTCACAAATAACGTGGAGAGTACAGCCAAGAGTTTTAAGTCGTGGAACACATGTATGGATAACAAAGCTTGCAAAATCATCGCAATTGTCGGGATCGTACTGGCTGCGATCACCGCTATATGGTTAATCGGAGCTCTCCTGACGTGTTTCCGTCAAGGTGTTACCGGTATAGGTGGTTTCGTCTGCTGGTGTTGTAATTGTGGTCAGAAAAGCGCAAGAGCACCCACTAATGATGGGTATGGTAAAGTCAATCCTACACCTGCCACAGTGGTTTATCAACCTATTCAGAGACCCGAATCTGCATACTATCGTCATAGAGACGACTCATTTTACGATGAAAggaagaattcaaaagaagttttcGAACTTGAACAGGACtttgatttggaaaagCAGCGTGATAAGTCCAAGAAAAAGAGACTGCCGGCAGTTACCCATGATGGCGATGACGACCTCTCAGTGTACCAACCTTCGAACAATTTGGCTCCATCAAACCCATGGCACTCTTTCAATCCGCAAAACAGCAACGCGTATCAAAGTCCTTACCCAGCAGAAGATAACGCTCCATATCAGGCTCACAACTACTACCATGGTGGGTACCGTAACTAG
- the MBF1 gene encoding multiprotein-bridging factor 1 (similar to Saccharomyces cerevisiae MBF1 (YOR298C-A); ancestral locus Anc_8.770) encodes MSDWDTNTVIGQRARAGGSGPRANVARTQGQINAARRQGLVLSVDKKYGSTNVKGDSEGQRLTKVDRETDIVKPKKLDSNVGKTISRVRTEKKLSQKDLATKINEKPTVINDYEAARAIPNQQVLGKLERALGVKLRGKNIGEPLGGPKKK; translated from the coding sequence ATGTCAGATTGGGATACTAATACAGTTATCGGTCAAAGAGCTAGAGCAGGCGGTTCTGGACCCCGTGCTAATGTTGCTCGTACTCAGGGTCAAATTAACGCTGCAAGAAGACAGGGGCTAGTTCTCTCTGTTGATAAGAAATACGGTTCTACCAATGTCAAGGGTGACTCTGAAGGTCAACGTTTAACCAAGGTGGACCGTGAAACCGATATCGTTaagccaaagaaactgGATTCGAACGTTGGTAAGACAATCTCTAGGGTGCGTACGGAGAAGAAACTATCTCAGAAGGATCTAGCAACCAAGATTAACGAGAAGCCAACTGTTATTAATGATTATGAAGCTGCGAGAGCTATTCCTAACCAACAAGTGCTTGGTAAGCTCGAGAGGGCTTTGGGTGTGAAACTAAGAGGTAAGAATATTGGTGAACCTCTTGGTGGtcccaagaagaaataa
- the RNA1 gene encoding GTPase-activating protein RNA1 (similar to Saccharomyces cerevisiae RNA1 (YMR235C); ancestral locus Anc_8.769) has protein sequence MATFSIAGKALKLTSAEDIDPHLDELAKLSTCSKLDLSGNTIGTEASQKLAQFIDSHDSVKKNVKEINFADLYTSRLVDEVVESLNCLLPVLLKCEKLEILNLSDNAFGLRTIDSLENYIANAVHLKHLILSNNGMGPFAGERIGKALFQLAQNKKAKKEPFLETFVCGRNRLENGSALYLALGLKSHADGLQTVRLYQNGIRPKGVATLIHYGLKFNKNLKVLDLQDNTFTKSASSILAANLPTWKESLLELNVNDCLLKEQGSDEVFKVFLDHKFAKLEHLKFNYNEMNQDTIESSLIPALEKGHLPSLKELEINGNRLQEDSEALDTLQGLFEDLELDDLEELDSDEEDEDDEDDDDDEKLEEIETEALEKQLLELSVDDLTEGLSKTHI, from the coding sequence ATGGCCACTTTCTCTATCGCTGGCAAGGCTTTGAAACTTACCAGTGCAGAGGATATCGATCCGCACCTCGATGAGTTAGCAAAACTTTCCACATGCTCGAAGCTAGATCTTTCAGGTAACACTATCGGAACAGAAGCTTCTCAAAAACTAGCACAGTTTATTGACTCGCACGATTctgtgaagaaaaatgtTAAGGAGATCAATTTCGCAGATTTGTATACTTCGAGACTAGTCGATGAAGTGGTCGAATCCCTTAACTGTCTGCTTCCGGTGCTTCTGAAATGTGAAAAGTTAGAGATCTTGAACCTCTCCGATAATGCGTTTGGTCTAAGAACCATCGACTCTCTCGAGAACTATATTGCTAATGCGGTTCATCTCAAGCATTTGATCCTAAGCAACAATGGTATGGGGCCTTTTGCAGGTGAAAGAATCGGTAAGGCACTTTTCCAGTTAGCACAAAATaagaaggccaagaaggaaCCATTCTTGGAGACTTTTGTCTGTGGTAGGAATAGATTGGAGAACGGTTCTGCTTTATATTTGGCATTGGGTTTAAAGAGCCATGCTGATGGATTGCAAACTGTTAGATTATATCAGAATGGTATCAGACCAAAGGGTGTGGCTACTTTGATTCACTATGGTTTAAAATTTAACAAAAATCTGAAAGTGTTGGATTTGCAGGATAATACCTTTACTAAATCGGCATCATCGATCTTAGCTGCCAATCTTCCTACTTGGAAAGAATCTTTGTTGGAGTTGAACGTCAATGACTGTCTCTTGAAGGAACAAGGGTCTGATGAAGTCTTCAAAGTGTTTTTGGATCACAAGTTTGCCAAACTCGAGCATTTAAAATTTAACTACAACGAAATGAACCAGGATACTATAGAGAGTAGTCTAATTCCAGCTTTGGAAAAAGGTCATTTGCCTAGTCTGAAAGAATTAGAGATCAATGGTAACAGATTGCAGGAGGATTCGGAAGCTTTAGACACTTTACAGGGTCTTTTCGAAGACCTTGAGCTTgacgatttggaagaactggatagcgatgaagaagacgaagatgacgaagatgatgatgatgacgaaaaactggaagaaattgagacTGAAGCCTTGGAGAAACAATTGCTTGAATTATCGGTTGATGATTTGACTGAGggtctttcaaagactcaTATTTAA
- the MUM3 gene encoding Mum3p (similar to Saccharomyces cerevisiae MUM3 (YOR298W); ancestral locus Anc_8.768) codes for MALKDSFQTHIIGSILDVGSWEVSDWIRVIIRLLILGGYVLVQTLISFKIFIMELFVSNPITQLILNINGAIWSCIPIFGKYGKKIVPRLLSIVHDILIPNLKKLEMLVKLSFQLHLVEMTLKDKKNVQIFVTAESDDLEIYDSQGNLKTTLILANHRSLNDYMLINYLIQNCSRGDLLRKGKKHILKKSWQENEIPIPRLNFITWGKIVNFPHLSLMKNILMMDENAFVPPTKIKNHLTRTGNQVLTIFPEVNIMTTELSIVQRKLNQDYPFVAKFYNVLYPRFKTFISTIKCFAYIKHVKLKEQNGLLSNARHLLTNGVDKIILKAQSKHTNEEENAQASMIVDLPNFYETAEMTIASGDVEEPEQIKEPVVISQDLYDLTMIYYKPRYTNVGHDHINGQFTLHDGYQLEQVNPSIFEMLKPEKDFKSRDDNYTCSKPPIVIMIHIRKHELGPLLPAKGRNLEKWLESQWLEKDKMIDSIENGIKIK; via the coding sequence ATGGCACTCAAGGATAGCTTTCAGACCCATATAATTGGTTCCATACTTGATGTGGGAAGTTGGGAAGTTTCCGATTGGATTCGTGTAATTATTCGGTTACTTATTCTGGGAGGTTACGTCCTGGTACAGACATTGATCTCGTTCAAAATATTTATAATGGAGCTTTTTGTTTCCAATCCAATTACCCAACTGATATTGAATATCAATGGAGCTATTTGGTCGTGtattccaatttttggGAAGTATGGTAAAAAAATTGTACCTCGATTACTTTCCATAGTTCACGATATTCTAATACCTaatctgaagaaattggaaatGTTGGTGAAGTTGAGCTTCCAACTGCATTTGGTTGAAATGACGTTGAAAGATAAGAAAAATGTTCAAATATTTGTAACAGCAGAGAGCGATGACCTTGAGATATATGACAGTCAGGgaaatttgaaaactaCACTAATATTGGCGAATCATCGGTCACTTAACGACTACATGTTGATTAATTATTTGATTCAGAATTGCAGTAGAGGTGATCTGTTGCGCAAAGGTAAGAAACATattctgaagaaatcttggCAAGAGAACGAGATACCAATACCAAGATTGAACTTTATCACTTGGGGAAAAATTGTTAATTTTCCCCATTTATCTttaatgaagaatatctTGATGATGGATGAGAATGCCTTTGTTCCCCCTACGAAGATAAAAAATCATTTAACTCGTACAGGTAATCAAGTATTAACGATCTTTCCGGAAGTGAATATTATGACCACGGAGTTGAGCATCGtccaaagaaaattgaaTCAGGACTACCCATTTGTGGCCAAGTTCTATAACGTCCTATACCCTCGTTTCAAGACTTTTATTAGTACAATAAAATGTTTTGCATATATCAAGCACGTCAAGcttaaagaacaaaatgGCCTTCTGAGCAATGCTCGCCATCTTCTAACTAATGGAGTCGATAAAATCATTTTAAAAGCCCAATCCAAGCATACAaacgaagaggaaaatgcGCAAGCATCAATGATTGTTGATTTACCAAACTTTTATGAAACTGCTGAGATGACGATTGCTTCCGGCGATGTTGAGGAACCAGAGCAAATCAAAGAGCCGGTCGTCATATCCCAGGATCTTTATGATCTAACAATGATTTATTATAAACCCAGATATACCAATGTTGGACATGATCATATCAATGGTCAATTTACTTTGCATGATGGTTACCAATTGGAACAAGTGAACCCATCGATTTTTGAGATGTTGAAACCTGAAAAGGACTTCAAAAGTCGTGATGATAACTACACGTGTAGTAAGCCACCGATCGTGATAATGATTCACATCAGAAAGCATGAACTGGGGCCACTGTTACCAGCAAAAGGTCGAAACTTGGAGAAATGGTTAGAAAGTCAATGGTTGGAAAAGGATAAGATGATAGATTCTATAGAGAATGGTATTAAGATTAAATAG
- the TIM18 gene encoding Tim18p (similar to Saccharomyces cerevisiae TIM18 (YOR297C); ancestral locus Anc_8.767) — MLIVPLGLSRGFRNGIYCARNLNRVLAPALPTAYATKRLISIKPDFSKFKLTPPPPGGVVGGVNDAYKPPEPNHFHGSYHWDYERITAVSLIPLTTIPLYTSLSGGVVHPLLDASLCVMLILHAHYGFMSCIIDYIPKRKFGLWHDMARYLLYGGSALAFYGVYELETNNNGIVDLIANLWGEDDSNVYMFGRN, encoded by the coding sequence ATGCTAATAGTACCGCTTGGTTTAAGTAGAGGTTTCAGAAATGGTATTTATTGTGCTAGGAACTTGAATAGAGTGTTGGCACCGGCTCTACCGACTGCTTACGCTACTAAAAGACTAATATCTATCAAGCCAGATTTTTCGAAATTCAAATTAACCCCTCCACCTCCAGGCGGTGTGGTCGGTGGTGTAAATGATGCATACAAGCCTCCTGAGCCAAATCACTTTCATGGGTCTTACCATTGGGACTACGAAAGAATAACAGCTGTGTCTTTGATTCCGTTGACCACTATCCCATTATACACTTCTCTATCTGGTGGTGTTGTTCATCCTCTCTTGGATGCCTCCCTCTGCGTCATGTTGATTCTTCATGCTCATTACGGCTTTATGAGCTGCATTATAGATTATATACCCAAGAGGAAATTTGGTCTGTGGCATGATATGGCTCGCTACCTACTATACGGAGGGTCGGCATTAGCATTTTATGGAGTATATGAGCTTGAGACGAATAATAATGGTATAGTTGATCTCATCGCCAATCTTTGGGGTGAGGACGATAGTAACGTCTACATGTTTGGGAGAAATTAA
- the RNH1 gene encoding RNA-DNA hybrid ribonuclease (similar to Saccharomyces cerevisiae RNH1 (YMR234W); ancestral locus Anc_8.766) has translation MRIVKVHRIYKNLFNNFKQLTRAWRVRKTVIRRQQDVKRFGFFRLNTMPSKGGYYAVQNGRSRGVFNNWSDCKDQVNGYPGARYKKFDTLVEAEAFSIGGNNQRSSSRTNESRSAPAVASKPERTVLSVPSIAVSKLARSSNKISKPKYYSVKSSNANVPSKIFSNWNECQKYVKGRKGLSFKKFEDEMSAKQFMEGKSDPNVDYKHIGITERDFEANYRLPESAHIYNERSNVYCDGSALSNGTSSSTAGYGVYFDDNSEPKISERLRSGLQTNNRAEIKAVSSALDRIWKNLQTNEKKLNYQIKTDSEYVAKLLNDRYFSYTDDQFKAMPNSDLIFPMVKTFIKVKQYYNINSDKFANKGKFTIQWVKGHAGEPGNEYADELARRGAMKH, from the coding sequence ATGCGTATTGTGAAAGTTCACCGTATTTATAAGAATCTCTTTAACAATTTCAAACAGTTAACAAGAGCTTGGCGAGTAAGGAAAACTGTGATTAGAAGGCAGCAAGACGTTAAACGTTTTGGATTTTTTCGACTGAATACGATGCCTAGTAAAGGGGGATATTATGCCGTTCAAAATGGAAGAAGCCGAGGTGTTTTCAATAATTGGAGTGATTGTAAAGATCAAGTGAATGGATATCCTGGCGCCCGCTATAAAAAATTCGACACTTTGGttgaagctgaagcttTTTCAATTGGTGGTAACAATCAAAGGTCTTCCAGTCGCACCAATGAATCTAGGTCAGCTCCCGCTGTGGCAAGCAAACCTGAAAGAACCGTTCTTTCAGTTCCCTCCATAGCAGTTTCGAAGCTtgcaagaagttcaaataAGATCAGCAAGCCAAAGTACTATTCGGTCAAAAGTAGTAATGCGAATGTGCCTAGTAAGATATTCAGCAATTGGAATGAATGCCAGAAATATGTGAAAGGTAGGAAAGGACtgtctttcaagaaatttgagGATGAGATGAGTGCTAAGCAATTCATGGAGGGAAAATCAGACCCCAATGTTGATTATAAGCACATTGGAATTACAGAGAGAGATTTCGAGGCCAATTATAGACTACCAGAGAGCGCTCATATATATAACGAGAGATCAAATGTTTATTGTGATGGCTCTGCACTTTCTAACGGTACCAGTTCGTCAACAGCAGGTTATGGTGTTTATTTCGATGACAATTCTGAGCCGAAGATCTCTGAACGTTTGCGCTCAGGACTGCAAACGAATAATAGGGCAGAAATAAAGGCCGTCTCTAGCGCACTTGATAGAATATGGAAAAACCTTCAAACTaatgagaagaagctaaACTATCAAATTAAGACGGACTCCGAATACGTTGCCAAATTACTAAATGATAGGTACTTTTCGTACACTGATGACCAATTCAAAGCTATGCCCAACAGTGACTTGATTTTTCCCATGGTCAAAACCTTTATTAAAGTCAAGCAATACTACAATATCAACAGTGACAAGTTTGCCAATAAAGGAAAATTCACTATTCAATGGGTGAAGGGACATGCTGGTGAACCTGGGAATGAGTATGCCGACGAGCTTGCAAGGAGAGGAGCTATGAAACACTAG
- the TDEL0B03450 gene encoding uncharacterized protein (similar to Saccharomyces cerevisiae YOR296W; ancestral locus Anc_8.765), whose amino-acid sequence MHRISSESSSVRYESNSPIPSLSQSYKAEIESADVYWYTLRLMVLEYVNEPRFQKMYVRKTTPQERQDEIVSTKHNRRVSWFSGSSVPNRGLDETDVVQKCLLKLEQRLSLIAMNKVKVGDDKLRRSLLKLYNDVFLNPDMGRIMKSVQRFEELIVYFTKASNGELNKLVVDDIQQELYKQVSYFIDLLIELAATDITPEIRAKLNQYKDSVKPSKKILKEYSPSTSRDHLPSSNLVDVTVKPTFRLNEVTHSSYFMKLFQKDPVSMQQDIIKVMNEAVNSVYCQELRLRKEKLNKDEVFDIEDFESERDFNLWKNFEVGETASLIDRFNVKGDHAASLNGSTVIIPPNARSTFVSLVCKILRDDSSQNSNTLNFSQAAMFFITKASKYWRLDYHSTFATLVYSAANLTILKEEDLNIQLAENVMNFIRVRILKTEDNMDTAVWNALDRREWLENLIYTANRCTNTIDYLLTALFSNTKPKFSSILAFYYSNIEADPSMVLYKQQSNALDRKMIKRFHRTIFKVSEQFYISLLDTVPKDDSIEIQHIQDVAEQIIEQVKSIQKRYNRPLLDKVMLAHECATVLIEAFGSDASTMIKRVEKYNISKRGESIAPADALEAYSIFKELRNIYSQIQPDKPFPCKLEKLFVKYVTILCDEVSGKILKVIDSSIKNETWEVVNEEANFSSSVFEIFKMINESIGLFKRLEWENDYQIAKVITFLLKSFSDGLHFYSNTLIRMIEDDLIQDDFDIQEDENKDPHEPRSSLIKSQHTWSFHGMKNALSSTPTVAVPRPYQFKNRTCVLLSNLESMIAKINDLDEQLNAERLSELVQNYETDRNKKRVSKGEEQQLHQLYTIRVIKADNIKGFSNEGLSNGLVSLVDTSKQREIGKTRVVRKSTNPNWDEEFEIEIPVNHVRSISMMVWHRPSGKFQSLGNYDLCGKCSLLLDPKRFTDDGFPNELTLELDTQGKLYLNVSLESEKIDALFSIGRAYRTLTRARDRAIELIISKFSAFVGYAFSRETLKKVCGANGTIPASNDAVYDAILPLFDYLNSNLNVLASTLSQDLLFKVMLRAWSCILKAADSLLLPPLSMARSKRLSGSKTFWGNAMSNALGNTYTVPGYGRALTQREMETTFAWLNALCVDFFHNNGEGPPLSALKNNHYQTLLLIPAYYDKSAVELKEEAERLSPNYLKFLRQMTFGTDTHRRLSKRLVTLARKGTVMANASKKSRTRVQKEIEREENDPLERSTETLDIIYRILMVKGELDYVHQQLSARTKVRKSIATEKLVKAAVKGQKLKYKNNIYRLCRS is encoded by the coding sequence ATGCATCGAATATCTTCAGAGTCATCTTCAGTTCGGTATGAGAGTAACTCTCCGATTCCctctctttctcaaagcTACAAGGCTGAGATAGAGTCCGCTGATGTTTACTGGTATACTTTGAGGCTCATGGTGCTGGAATATGTCAATGAACCAAGATTTCAGAAGATGTATGTTAGAAAGACAACCCCTCAGGAGAGGCAAGATGAGATTGTGAGCACGAAGCATAATAGGCGAGTCTCGTGGTTCTCTGGATCATCGGTACCCAACAGGGGACTTGATGAGACGGATGTTGTCCAGAAGTGTTTACTGAAGCTGGAACAACGATTGAGCCTTATAGCGATGAACAAAGTCAAGGTTGGTGATGATAAGTTAAGAAGGAGCTTGTTGAAACTTTACAATGATGTGTTTTTAAATCCAGATATGGGTAGGATTATGAAATCGGTGcagagatttgaagaattgattgTTTATTTCACGAAGGCATCAAACGGGGAGTTGAATAAGTTGGTGGTCGACGATATTCAGCAGGAATTGTATAAACAAGTTTCATATTTCATTGACCTTCTAATTGAGCTGGCCGCAACCGATATTACTCCCGAGATAAGGGCTAAACTGAATCAGTATAAGGATTCCGTGAAGCCTAGTAAAAAAATCTTAAAGGAATATTCACCATCGACTTCAAGAGACCATCTCCCATCCTCGAATTTAGTGGACGTTACGGTCAAACCAACCTTCAGGTTAAATGAGGTGACACATTCTTCATATTTTATGAAGctatttcaaaaagatccCGTCTCAATGCAGCAAGATATAATCAAAGTAATGAACGAAGCTGTTAATTCTGTCTACTGCCAAGAGTTACGGTTGCGGAAggagaaattgaataaagaTGAAGTTTTTGACATTGAGGACTTTGAATCTGAAAGGGATTTTAACCTCtggaaaaattttgaagttgGGGAAACTGCTTCGTTGATTGATAGGTTCAATGTTAAGGGAGATCATGCTGCCTCTCTCAATGGCTCAACGGTTATCATACCGCCTAACGCTAGGAGTACGTTTGTGAGTTTGGTATGCAAGATACTGAGAGACGATTCTTCCCAAAATAGCAATACGTTAAACTTTTCACAGGCGGCTATGTTCTTTATCACCAAGGCCTCTAAATATTGGAGACTAGACTACCACTCAACGTTTGCCACGTTAGTTTATTCAGCGGCTAACTTGACcatattgaaagaagaagatctaaATATCCAGCTGGCTGAAAATGTCATGAACTTCATAAGAGTAAGGATACTCAAAACAGAGGATAACATGGATACGGCGGTCTGGAACGCTTTAGATCGGAGAGAATGGCTCGAAAATTTGATTTACACTGCTAACAGGTGTACAAACACGATTGATTATTTGCTCACTGCGCTTTTTTCGAATACAAAACCAAAGTTCTCAAGTATACTAGCGTTCTATTACTCTAACATTGAAGCTGATCCATCAATGGTGCTCTACAAGCAGCAATCAAACGCACTTGATCGCAAGatgatcaaaagatttcatAGGACAATATTCAAGGTTAGTGAACAGTTCTACATATCACTTCTTGATACGGTACCCAAGGATGATTCAATTGAGATTCAGCATATTCAAGATGTCGCTGAGCAGATAATAGAACAGGTAAAGAGCATTCAAAAAAGATATAATCGGCCATTATTGGATAAGGTCATGCTTGCGCATGAATGCGCGACAGTCTTAATTGAAGCCTTTGGGTCAGACGCTTCGACGATGATTAAGCGAGTGGAAAAATACAATATATCCAAAAGAGGCGAGTCAATTGCCCCAGCGGATGCCCTAGAAGCTTAttcaatcttcaaagagctcaGAAATATTTACAGCCAGATACAACCAGACAAGCCTTTTCCTTGTaagcttgaaaagctttttGTGAAGTACGTAACCATTCTGTGTGATGAAGTGAGtggaaagattttgaaagtgattGATTCGTCTATAAAGAATGAGACGTGGGAAGTTGTCAATGAAGAAGCGAATTTTAGTAGCTCGGTTTTcgaaattttcaagatgatAAATGAATCTATTGGCTTATTCAAGAGATTAGAATGGGAAAACGATTATCAAATCGCAAAGGTAATCACATTccttttgaaatctttctcagaTGGTTTACACTTCTATTCTAACACTCTTATCCGCATGATAGAAGACGACCTGattcaagatgattttgatattcaagaagacGAGAACAAAGATCCTCATGAGCCCAGGTCATCTCTAATAAAATCACAGCATACTTGGTCATTCCATGGGATGAAAAATGCCCTGAGTTCCACCCCAACTGTGGCTGTACCCAGGCCATACCAGTTTAAAAACCGTACCTGTGTGCTTCTGAGTAATCTCGAGTCAATGATTGCGAAGATCAACGATCTCGATGAGCAGCTTAATGCAGAAAGACTATCAGAATTGGTTCAGAACTATGAAACAGATAGGAACAAAAAACGTGTCTCCAAGGGCGAAGAACAACAACTGCATCAATTATATACAATTCGCGTTATAAAAGCGGATAACATCAAAGGGTTTTCAAACGAAGGGCTATCTAATGGTTTGGTATCTTTGGTTGACACTTCCAAACAACGAGAGATTGGGAAAACCAGAGTTGTTCGTAAATCGACGAATCCAAACTGGGACgaggaatttgaaattgagattCCCGTAAACCATGTTCGCTCCATTTCTATGATGGTATGGCATCGCCCTTCCggaaaatttcaatcaCTAGGTAACTACGATCTATGTGGCAAATGTTCTCTTCTACTGGATCCCAAAAGATTCACAGATGATGGTTTCCCAAATGAGTTGACTTTGGAGCTCGATACTCAAGGCAAGCTATATCTAAATGTTTCCTTGGAGagtgaaaagattgatgcCTTATTCTCGATTGGTAGAGCCTACAGAACGTTAACAAGAGCTAGAGACAGAGCAATTGAGTTAATTATCAGTAAGTTTTCTGCATTTGTTGGATATGCCTTCTCTAGAgaaacattgaagaaagtctGTGGAGCTAATGGAACTATACCTGCATCGAACGACGCTGTATATGATGCGATACTTCCACTTTTCGATTACCTGAACTCTAATCTAAACGTATTGGCGTCTACACTGTCTCAAGATTTACTATTCAAAGTCATGCTAAGGGCATGGTCCTGTATTCTCAAAGCTGCAGACTCtttgcttcttcctcctctgTCAATGGCTAGAAGTAAGAGACTGTCAGGGTCAAAGACCTTCTGGGGAAATGCTATGTCAAACGCGCTGGGGAACACTTATACAGTGCCTGGTTATGGTAGAGCCTTAACACAGAGAGAAATGGAGACGACTTTTGCCTGGCTTAATGCCCTCTGCGTGGATTTTTTCCACAACAATGGAGAAGGTCCGCCTTTGAgtgctttgaagaacaatcaTTATCAAACGCTTTTGTTGATTCCCGCTTATTACGATAAGAGTGCGGTTGAGCttaaggaagaagctgaaagaTTATCCCCAAATTACCTCAAATTTTTAAGGCAAATGACCTTCGGAACCGATACTCATAGAAGACTGAGTAAACGGCTAGTGACGTTGGCGAGAAAAGGCACAGTCATGGCTAACGCATCCAAGAAGAGCAGAACCAGAGTTCAAAAGGAGATCGAGAGGGAAGAAAATGACCCCTTGGAAAGATCGACGGAGACTCTTGACATCATCTATAGGATCTTGATGGTCAAAGGTGAGCTTGATTATGTGCATCAGCAGCTAAGTGCCAGAACCAAGGTTAGAAAAAGCATTGCCACTGAGAAGCTCGTTAAGGCGGCAGTCAAGGGGCAGAAACTTAAGTACAAAAATAACATTTATAGATTGTGTCGATCATAA
- the TDEL0B03460 gene encoding uncharacterized protein (similar to Saccharomyces cerevisiae TRI1 (YMR233W) and UAF30 (YOR295W); ancestral locus Anc_8.764), with amino-acid sequence MVDLESYVPMIDAILSASDPDQVTPKRIRKALQELFGVNLDSQRKVVNQIIVERFQEIQSRPRVLITQEELVKKDEELAHQLQQEDSGGKRKKTSKVKRRKTEKTGSNNNSLSSRNVMLAEPLSNFLGETSLPRTQVVKLVWDYIKKNDLQNPQDRREILCNKEMEPIFGKKMTMFSMNKILSKFLYNPDEVTKTQVKKDSPTDIDRLESDTPSGASSN; translated from the coding sequence ATGGTAGATCTTGAGAGCTATGTGCCGATGATTGATGCCATTTTGAGTGCATCTGACCCCGACCAAGTGACTCCGAAGCGGATAAGAAAGGCATTACAAGAACTGTTTGGCGTGAACCTAGATTCGCAAAGAAAAGTGGTCAACCAAAtcattgttgaaagatttcaagaaatccaatCTCGACCAAGAGTTCTCATCACTCAGGAGGAGttggtcaagaaagatgaagagctaGCTCACCAATTGCAACAGGAAGACAGTGGTGGTAAACGGAAGAAAACGTCTAAAGTTAAAAGGAGGAAAACTGAAAAAACTGGTTCAAATAATAACAGTCTATCATCTCGAAATGTCATGTTAGCTGAGCCTTTGAGCAATTTCCTGGGTGAGACTTCTCTACCGAGAACTCAAGTTGTCAAACTAGTTTGGGACtatatcaagaaaaatgacCTCCAAAATCCACAGGATCGTCGAGAAATCCTGTGCAACAAGGAGATGGAACCAATTTTCGGCAAGAAGATGACAATGTTCAGCATGAATAAGATCCTATCCAAATTTCTCTACAATCCCGACGAAGTAACCAAAACGCAAGTAAAAAAAGACAGCCCAACGGACATTGACAGACTGGAGAGTGATACTCCATCGGGCGCTTCTTCTAATTAA